The Siansivirga zeaxanthinifaciens CC-SAMT-1 region ACACAAGTACTCTTACGCTATTAAAAGCTGGAGAGATAACTGGGAAGAACTTACCGCTTTCTATGAATTTCCTTTAGAAATTAGAAAAATCATTTACACTACGAACCTTATTGAAAACCTTAATGGAAAAATCAGAAAATACACTAAAAACAAGCTCTCATTCCCAACAGATGAAGCTGTTATGAAGTCCACTTTTTTAGCCCTTAGAGAGGCTACCAAAAAATGGTCGATGCCTATTAGGAACTGGGGCATTATTTTAAACCAGTTTTTAACTATATTTGAAAAAAGGGTTCAACTTTAAAAAAGTTAAACCCTCGATTTTTAACTTACACACTTTACGGGATAGTGTCACATTTGTTGGCCAAAGCGTATTTCCTGTTGGACTGTATCCCTCAAGGCAATGGCTTTGGTTCTTTTGTCTATGCCTTGTTATTAGTTTTATTGAAAATGTTTGGTTACAACTCGTATGCTTTAATTAGGTAATGTCTTTTACTTTCTTCCGTAATCGGCTGGAATTTCACCCCAAGCTTTGGTTTCCCATTTCAAAATTTTGTTTTCAATTTCATTGTTATTTAGCCATGTTTCTGCTCTACTTATTAAATCAAAAACTTGTTTATTTTCTTCAGTTTTGTCAGTGTAAGTGCCGCATTCTTTTCGGTTTACCCAGCTAATCGCAGTTGTACTGTCGGTATATATAGGTCTTTTGTCTCCTTTTTTTTTCATTAATGCAACAGCATGAACAAGAGCAAGAAATTCTCCTATATTATTAGAAGCGCCTTTGTGGGGGCCTTGTCGGAAGATAGCCTTTCTGGTTTTAGTATCAACGCCTTGATATTCCATTAATCCATTTTGCATATTGCAAGCTGCGTCAACAGAAATACTATTCAAATTTGGTTTTCCAATTTTTTTTAATTCATCGTCGGATAATTCGGTTTCAAATATGGTTTTTCCCTTATAATCTTCATAACTTTCTGAATAAGCTTTTTCAGCTAATTCTCTTGTTTTAAATGATTTATATTTGGCTCCTTTATAGCCGTGAGTACTTTCTGTACATTCTGCCCAACTTTCTAAAATTCCCTTTTTTCTGCCTTCCCAGACAACATAATATTTTGGTTTAGCCATAAGTTTTATTCAATCTTAAAAAATTAACGGTTTGTTTGAGGTATTGTGTTTCAAACATAAACAAAATCGTACAAATAAAGCGTCATTTTGTAAGAATTAAATTTCTAAAATTTAAGGCTAACAATTTTAGAGTTATAATTTTATATTAAGCCAGTATCTAGTGCTTTTAAGGTCTCCTGTTTTTAATAAAATGTTGTTATACACTAAATCTTTCAAATCTCGTGTAGCGGTAGATGCTGAAGTTTTAGCAATACGTGTGTAATTAATAGCACTTAGTCCGCCATCAAAACCATTGGGGCCTGCATTAAAAAGTCGTTCAACAACTTTTAATTGGCGTTCATTCATTAGTCCTTTATAACGGTCGTAAAACTTAGCCTTTTCTATTAAAAAATCGATAAGGTTTAGTGTTTCTAATTGGGCTTCTAATATGGTTTTTCCGAAATATATTAGCCAGTTTGTAATTTCTAGGTTTTTATTGTTGTTTTCCAAAGATGTATAATAATCTTTTTTGTTGGCTTCAATGGTTTTAGAAAGCGATATTAAAGAAGCTTGTCCAGAACTTAAAGAAATTGATTTTTCTGCTATTGCACGTCCGATACGTCCGTTACCATCTTCAAAAGGGTGAATACATACGAAATACAGGTGTGCAATTCCAGCTCTTGCTATTGGTGACATTGTACTAGATGTATGTACTTCATTAAACCATAAAATAAACTGTTGCATCTCTTCTTTCATTTTATCTGAAGGAGGCGCTTCAAAATGTACAGTAGGTTTGTCTAATCTACCTGAAACTACCTGCATAGGGTCTTCATGAGTTCTATATTTTCCTATTTCGTTTAAATCCCTTCTGCCATTAGTAATCATTTTATGCCAATTAAATAATAGCTCATCTGTTAATTCGGTACTATAATTTCTGTATAAATCGACCATCATTTCTGAAATCCCAAATTCAGCAGGTTTCACAGCTTTTTTATCCACGCTAAGTCCGAGGTTTCTTTTTATTGATGATTGTATGCTATCTCTGTCTAGATATTCACCTTCTATTTCAGAAGTTTTAAGGGCTTCGTTAGATAGAATTTCAATAATGAATTGTGCTTTTTCCTCGTCGTTTACATGCTTAAAGGCACCTAATACCGTGCCAGTGTTCTTAGAAAATTGAAACTCTAGTTCTTTAAGTTTATTTTCGTCATATGTAAATTGTGGCCATTTTTCAGATTGCCAATTCCATATTTTTCTAGCCATGAGCTATAAATTTTGTTTTTATAGCTCAAATATAAGTAAAAATTGAGCTATAAAATAAGATTTTATGGCTCAAAGTTATAAACCGAGTTTTTCTTTTATTTGAAAATCGTACAGTTTATGCATGTCTTGAAAATGTATTTCATTTAATTCTTCTGCTTTATGCTTTCTGTAGTACCAATATGAATTAAAAAGCCCGCCTTTTAAGAACAGATCAATAGTATGTCGGTTTTCTTCAAATGAATGCCTTATGTCTTGAACGTAAAAGAAGTCTATGCCTATCTTGGCTTTTAAAAATCTTAACGATATGTTTTCACCAATTCTGGGTAAATATTTCAAAGGTTTGCAATTGAACGCTCCGAAATTTTTGTGGTATTCTACATGAATTAGCATCGTTGTTTTGTTGAACTCAAACTCAAAGTCTTCATCAAAAGCAAATATTTTGTCGTAAATTTCAGTAAGTTGTTTTCTAAGCTGGTAAGACTTTAAACCAGTTACTGCTTCTATTTCCTTCATTGTAGGATAAGGTATATCGTAATCGTTGTAATAATCTTTTGCAGATAAAAAGCTTATTAGTGACTTGTATTTTTCCTTATTTCCAAATTCTTTGGAAACTTGTGGCAAAATAGACAGTATACTGTATAAGATTTCTTTGGGTGTTGAAGAATATTTCATAATATTTAAGTGTTGATTATAAGACTTTTAAGTTATAAATAAATGTGTATATTTGCTTAGAAAATAATTATAAATCAGAGAACACAATTACGTACACGATTATATCAAAATAATGCTAAATAGCGTAAAAAAGGGTTGAAATATCAAACTCATAACCCGAAGGTCACTGGTTCGAGTCCAGTTCCCGCTACTAAGTACAAAACGGTTTAGTGAAAGCTAAAACCGTTTTTTTTATGTCTTAAAATTAGATAGAACTCACCGAAACAATAAACGTATTAACTGAAATATTGAGCTCTTTAACTGATAAAGCCACATGGTTAATGGATAAATAGATGTCTTTTTTATTCTGGCAAACAATAGCTCTAGAAAACGGAATTAAAATAAGAAGGATAATTAATTTGTTTATGATTTATTATGGTTAATCAACTTTATTTAAAACAGATTGCCATGCGGTTAATTTCCATATACCATCTAATTTACACTGCACTTCTAAAAATCTAATAGTAAAATCTGTTCTCCCTAAATTAACATCTACCTTACCTGATAGAATCGCTGTGTTTCCATAAATTTTTACATCTACATCTCTTGGAACAAATGAAATATAATGGATTCTTTTAGATTTTATTGTTTCAAGATACCCCAATTTTGTTTCTGTCCAGCCGGTTGTGTGGGCATAAGTTAGGTCGTCTGCTAAAAGATTTTTTAATTTATTAATATCGGCATCAATCATTGCCGAAATTCTGGATGCTTGAGATTTTAAAACTTCTTTTTTTAAGATATCAAGACTTACATCTTGAGCAAAACCTTTGTTACAGAATATGAATAATACAAGAAGTATAATTTTTACTGATTTCATTTTTATGGTTTCAATGTTATAGGTTTTATATTTAGAAATGTTTCGTATGTCTAAAAAAAAACCTCGTGTTTTACAAGTAATCAATTTGTATTTCTTGTTTTCCTTTTTAAAAAATCATCTATACGTCTCTTATTTTCTTGTTGTAATAATGATGGGTAGAGATTTAATAGCGTATTAGGAATCATCATTGCTAGAGCAAATAGTATTCCCACAGTTATACTTTTATAAATAGCAACAGAAAAAACAAAAACAAATCCTATTAAATGACTAATTTCAGACAGCGTCATTTCATTTCTAATTACAACTAAGTCTGTATTTTTATTTTCCAGTTTAATTTTCTGATTAAAAAATTTGAAGAAACTGTTTTTTACAATCCACTTAAAATATTTAATTCCAATGCGTTTGTTTAGTGTTCTACTTTTAATAAAATTTAGATTTGATATTTTTTTGTAAAATTCTGTTTTAACGAGCATACTATTAATTATCATCCCAACAATCCAAGATATGAACGACATTGAAATCCCATAAACGAATCCTAATTTTAAGCTTTCTATTATCATTTAATTTTTAAAATTAATTGCAATATTGATGAGTTTCGAATCAAACGAAGTTTAAAAACTAAATTTAGTAAATAAATCACATATAAAACATGCGATAATTCTTGTGTTCGGGCCACACAAGTAATATTTTTTTTAAGCTTTTTGAGTTAGTTTTTTTAGAATGTCATGGATAAGTTTAACCCTAAGTCGCGGCCATTATAAAAAGGCATAACCATTCCGTTGGCGGTTTCTTTGTTTTTAAATAGCGTTTTTTTGATTAATGGATGAATCCAATACGCTATTTTAGTACTTAAAATTCCTATGCCTGCACCAGCAGCAACATCGGTTAGCCAATGCCTGTTATTGTACATTCTAAACATACCTGTACCTGTTGCGACAATATAACCTGTAACACCATACCAGACAGAAATATCTTTGTATTCTTGATATAAAAATTCGGCTCCCATAAAAGCAGTGGCTGTATGACCAGAAGGGAAAGAGTTTTTTGATGTACCGTCGGGCCTTTCTACATTTCCTGTTTGTTTCAATATATTTACTGTGCCTCCCATAATTAAATAGGCGGTGCCTAAAATTATGGTTCTGTCTTTAAAATTATTTTTTCCCTCGATACCAAACGCGTTTATAGCATAAACTGATAAAAATGGACTGTATTGAGAGAAATCATCAATAGTTAGTTTGGTGTCGATATGTTCTTTTATTTCATTTCGTGTATTTGTATTTATAAGCTTTAAGGTGTGGCTTTCCAGACCAACAATTCCATAACCTATTAAAACGGCAGGGATTATTAAAGATTTATATTTTAATTGATGATTGTTTTTGTTTTGTAAGGAGTCTGTTTGAGAGGTTTGTCCGTTAAGCTGTTTGAAGCAAAAAAGGATAAGCAGGCATATTATTTTGTTCATTTTGTTTATTCAAATTACAAAAAAATGGTTATTAAGAATTGAAGTTTCTTGTTTTTATAAGTGTAATTTTAAAGTAGAAAAGTTGTTTGTAAAAGTCTCAATTTTATTTATAAGTTAAATTTCTGGAATAGGCTCAACGAGTAATTTACGCCCTTTTTTATCGAAATAAGTTACCGTCATTTCAATCATATGAGTCGTCCATTTTTCTACTCCGGCATCTGCGGCTTGTTTGCAAAATGTAGGATAATCTGTTTGGCCATTTT contains the following coding sequences:
- a CDS encoding ribonuclease H1 domain-containing protein; translated protein: MAKPKYYVVWEGRKKGILESWAECTESTHGYKGAKYKSFKTRELAEKAYSESYEDYKGKTIFETELSDDELKKIGKPNLNSISVDAACNMQNGLMEYQGVDTKTRKAIFRQGPHKGASNNIGEFLALVHAVALMKKKGDKRPIYTDSTTAISWVNRKECGTYTDKTEENKQVFDLISRAETWLNNNEIENKILKWETKAWGEIPADYGRK
- a CDS encoding Fic family protein, with protein sequence MARKIWNWQSEKWPQFTYDENKLKELEFQFSKNTGTVLGAFKHVNDEEKAQFIIEILSNEALKTSEIEGEYLDRDSIQSSIKRNLGLSVDKKAVKPAEFGISEMMVDLYRNYSTELTDELLFNWHKMITNGRRDLNEIGKYRTHEDPMQVVSGRLDKPTVHFEAPPSDKMKEEMQQFILWFNEVHTSSTMSPIARAGIAHLYFVCIHPFEDGNGRIGRAIAEKSISLSSGQASLISLSKTIEANKKDYYTSLENNNKNLEITNWLIYFGKTILEAQLETLNLIDFLIEKAKFYDRYKGLMNERQLKVVERLFNAGPNGFDGGLSAINYTRIAKTSASTATRDLKDLVYNNILLKTGDLKSTRYWLNIKL
- a CDS encoding nuclear transport factor 2 family protein; its protein translation is MKSVKIILLVLFIFCNKGFAQDVSLDILKKEVLKSQASRISAMIDADINKLKNLLADDLTYAHTTGWTETKLGYLETIKSKRIHYISFVPRDVDVKIYGNTAILSGKVDVNLGRTDFTIRFLEVQCKLDGIWKLTAWQSVLNKVD
- a CDS encoding glycosyl-4,4'-diaponeurosporenoate acyltransferase CrtO family protein, which translates into the protein MIIESLKLGFVYGISMSFISWIVGMIINSMLVKTEFYKKISNLNFIKSRTLNKRIGIKYFKWIVKNSFFKFFNQKIKLENKNTDLVVIRNEMTLSEISHLIGFVFVFSVAIYKSITVGILFALAMMIPNTLLNLYPSLLQQENKRRIDDFLKRKTRNTN
- a CDS encoding phosphatase PAP2 family protein, with product MNKIICLLILFCFKQLNGQTSQTDSLQNKNNHQLKYKSLIIPAVLIGYGIVGLESHTLKLINTNTRNEIKEHIDTKLTIDDFSQYSPFLSVYAINAFGIEGKNNFKDRTIILGTAYLIMGGTVNILKQTGNVERPDGTSKNSFPSGHTATAFMGAEFLYQEYKDISVWYGVTGYIVATGTGMFRMYNNRHWLTDVAAGAGIGILSTKIAYWIHPLIKKTLFKNKETANGMVMPFYNGRDLGLNLSMTF